AACTGGAATCggcacaatacaataaaattaacTCTCTCAATTCCTATTGTGAAGATATAACAAAAATCTCCATTGTACTTAAATACAATCTCTTTTGGTGTAATGCAGTTTGTCGTTTTCTctttaaatttgaaatattatcCGCCAATGCCATTTTGTGTAACGATCCCTAATGAAATTGGAACCATCATAGGGCACACCTGTTAGTCCATCCAACTGCCTGGATGAagcaattgaaaataaaatgaacaaccTGGTTACCGAAAGAGTTAAATCTGAAATACCAGCAGTTGTGCAGATTAAAGTGGAAATGGTATTGCAGCTCCACATGGTGCCAGCTGCACAAAACAGCAGGCTTCTGTTCCATAGTTAGATCAGTAGATCCCCCCCGCccgccccccaacacacacacacaatctacaATACTTACTGCTTCCATGCATTACAAATATGCCAGACAGCTGCTGTTGATTAATGAATAGCTCCATTTATTTACAACAACACCTATTGCTTAAGTCTTGTCAGCACATTATCATTAACAACAGGagaattgttttaatgtgtaatgAAGAGTTAGTGATCATTCAGTGGTGTGTGCCAAGTTGCAGGAGTATTCAAGATTTAAGATTAAACAGCAATCGTGTATGGTAGcacattaattaaatgcatcaaattaaaaagaaaataagaataatgtgtaatactgtttttatcaGCATAAAAAGGCATCCCTGTATTATTTATGTGGAATCTTGTTTTATGTATAAGAGGGTTCAACAATTATTCAATATTTTCAGTGCACCAGCAAGTGTggtaaaagacacccacacccAGTGAAACCCCCATCCAAAAGGACAcaggataaaataaatatataaataaaaacactcaaaaaacaataaataaacacttctGTCAACATTATAAATTCCATCCATTATCATACCATTCATACCAATACATTGTATAAGGAATCCATGTGATTGATTAGCACTTTTTTGCAATTATGCATCAACAATGACTTGAAACTGCAAGAGAGGTGACAGAGATCAAAGACTTGTGTCAATCTGCTGCAAATCAATTAtctacatacataaacaatgcatcacaacattttctttttcaaatgcaaacaactataaaaaaaaaaaggtattctAACTTCCATCAAGCCAGTTTCACCATCCTTTCACTGGCTTCCCATAACTTCTTAGCGACTCCTGCGTCCTTTGCAAAGGGCCTCAGGGCTGTGTGCTGGCAGTCAATAAAGAACCCCCCACTGTACGGCAGCACGTCATCTGATACGGCACAGTAGATGACAGTCTGCGCACCAACCTTGCAGGGCACGAAGAACATGTACATTATCACCTTCATCACTATCCGAAACAGGATAGAGAAGTGACAAGTCCAGTTGCTTTGAACATACCCtggaaagaagagaaaaaaaacattgcagggTTCCAGTTGATGCAAACTGTACCTAATGATAGTAAACGAGAGCTTTTCTTAGTTGTTTCTGAGGCGAATGGCAGGAGTATTATAATTTCCCTTGCGTAGATGTGGAAAAACAACACCACCACTCACCTGGATGTATGGCATAGGCAGTCACTCCTTTCCCCTCCATCAGTCTGGACAATTCGTGAGTGAAGTAGATATTTGCCAGCTTACTGCGGCAAAAGGAGAAGAAAGGCACAATGTTATAGTTCAAGTCCTGGAAGTCAAGCTTCTGGTACTTGTAAGCCGTGGAGGTCAGGGTGATGACTCGGCTCGGGGAGCACTCTTTCAACCGGCCGAGCAGGAGATTCGTGAGCAAGAAGTGGCCCAGGTGGTTGACCCCAAAACACATGCTAAAGCCGTCGTCTGTCCAGTCAAGGACACTTGGCATTCCTAGGACCAAAGGACATCACCAGGGTTAGTCAAGACAAGAGTTGAATGTATTTTTACCCAGCATGCACACTGTGATCGGGACATAATTCTCAcctgcattatttattaatatatccAGCCGCTTCTCTTTCTGAAGAAATGTTTTGCAGAAGTTGCGGATGGATCGCAGGTTGGCCAAGTCCAGCTCCATATGAAGCACATTCATGCTGCGGCTCTTTCTTCTGATTTCCCTCACAGCCACCTCAGCTTTCTGGAGGTCCCTGCAGGCGATGATCACCCGAGCCCCTCGCATGGCCAGAGCAATCGCGGTCTCTTTCCCAATCCCAGAATTCCCCCCTGGAAAGCAGACAAGGATGCTTGAACAAAGTCTTAGACAACTCAACAACAACATCTGGTCCAACATATGTTCCCTTTGGTTTTCCCAGAGACACAGTTCCTTTACATCAGGGGTGGGAAACTCTGCTTATGGGACTGGAGTGTCTTCTGGCTTTCAGTCATTTCATTTCAGCTGTTAATgactaataaataattttcgtatctaaaataaacattataaaacatttcctctgactatatatataggcctatctAACAGAGGTTGATTTAGCATCTCTTATTGAACACATGTTGTAGTAGTGCAAAACACAATTTGTCAAGATAAAATGACCCTTGTAATTAGGTAGAcagtaataattatatataaaaaagacatGTACCTGTAATGAGGACTGTTTTGTTGTCCAGTCTGTTCAAGTCCATACAGTACCTTCTCCTCTTCATCCACTTTAAAATCAAAAAGCAAATTAATGAAGCCGCGATGGTGCCCACAAGATACATTATTCAAGTTTCAGCCCGACACGAACTAGGGAATGAAAAAAAGTATAGTAGGCGGCTTCCCTTTCTTAATACGCGACCTCGAACATCACATAAAAAGTTCAGGGACACACACCATCCATTAGCCCTACAGCCACCGTATCATCAGAAACAGTACTAATACACATGACATCTGACGTCATCTTGTGCGCCTGTGCATCTTACGAGGCGTCGCAGGCAAAATCGCTCATCGCCTCGCGAGAACAAAACGCGAGTTCAAAAAGGGGGCGGGCGAGTAAGTAGTGCCGGCGAagactgtgtttgtgttgcgCAGCTCTCCGCAGTTCGGCGCAGATCTGCAGCATTCCcgcgatcccattggcggagctgCGCAGACCCGCCAGAACTGCGGAAACCTGCGCCACACGAAGCGACCAAAGCGGTGCgagtgtgtatttttttttgcagggAGATGGATTGGATATCCAAAAGCAGTTTCTTAGATCTTTACAACGCGTCCACAAGCCACAGTTGTTGATTAAGTGCATGCATGAACAGGGTCCCATGATTGAAttgtcagatttgtttttactttatttgtaaATTCAATGAAGTACTGCACATGTCATTATCTGTCCTAGCTGCTGTCAGTAACGGAGCACACTGCTAAATTGTAACAGACTGCTCAGTGTAATGACAAAGGCTTAACATGTTCTCGAAATCTGTTATCTTTCaggtaatatataaatatgttctGATCGAGATCTGCACCACAGTTTTTTATGCATGAGGTGTAAtttatttctaattatttttttctcccaatATTGAAACGTGTACTATTACGGTTGCCCCTGTAGCCAGTTCACTCGCAAGAATGTGCTTAAGTGGCAGATATTGTATCGCAGACAAAGTGTGGGCGTGTTTCTCATAGCTTTTTGAAAATATCCCCcttttcatttgtgtttgttctgaATTAATTGCAATTCACCGGGTTATAACACTTTTGCAACATAGCCTCGTCAGCAGCACAGCTGACACAAACGGGTTCATATGACAgagttaataaaaaacaaatctcttCTTATCAGAGACCTTTGATTTACACCCGTgcgtttttttaaacaaacgtCAACCATTATGCAGAGATAAGTAGACATTTGTATAGGTTACATATTACTGTTTCCTTTCAATGATCCGAGGGGactaaaaaaagacaaatattgtGATACATGCCAAACCACTCCATTAAAACAATGAAGAGAAACGCCAAGATGCATGGTCTGTTGCTTGCTACAGTAATCCTCTTTCTGATTACATTTATCTCAGCACCAGCCGGTGAGTTGATACAAAGATGTGTTGGGTTTGTCTCTTTCCGTTTCATGTGTTCAGTATTCACAATCCAATTCATGCAGCCGGCACTGTGTTAGTTTTTAGTTATACACTTTTGGTTTGCTGAAACAGATGGATTGGTATTGAATGATAACTTATGATGTATGGTATTTAAAATGACCTAGATCATCTAATAAAATGGCCTGCATTAAAGTTAGACTGCCCTTGTGTATTGTTTAGGTTCTGTATGAAGTCAGTGCATTGTTGATGACAGTGATTACACATCCAGATTTCATagcttgtattttaatatttttttgataTCAATTAGACTGGCAGTGCTTTGATTTGGTCTTAGCTTAAGTCTCCAGCAAGGACCACTTGTATGTTTCAATTATTGTAGATATTgtgtcttcttgaaaatgttattttaaaagaaaaaggcagATCAAATGACTTTTGGCATGTTGATTGACATTTAATAACTATGGCTGGTGGAAAATTCACCGCTTTTCTTCATACTCCCATGTAAATCATCAACAGAccttttcttctgttctttcTGCAGGGGCACAGACCTGTGAAAATCACTGTGGCAAAAAAGCTGAGAATTGCTCTTGTCAATTTACCTGTGAGTCATTAACAGACTGCTGTCCGGACTACAGACAGTTCTGTTTGGAGATCTCCCCATATTCTGGCACTCTTCTGGGGGGGACTGATTTCTCGATCCTGCAAACAGTGTTTGAGCTGAGCTCCACACTTCGCTGCAGGTATATCACAAAGtgaaatatgaatacataaacACCAgtggttttgtgtgttttcataAACAAAATAAGCCATTGTGTTGCAGTTAAAGTGCCCATTTAATGTTTCACATTGGTATTATGAAAGCATTTGTACATCTAATGtgaattttgttattattgtaggTTTAATGGTGATATAGTAACAGATGGATATGTCGACATTGAAAGGAAAGGTCACTGCATTTCGCCTTTATTGTATGAAAGCGGATGGATTCCATTTGAGGTCTCAACAGATGGTGGACAAACATATAATCGCAAGGGAGAGTGGTTAGCAGGTCTGCTTTTCTAAATAAAAGACTTGATATTATATTGAATGATACTAGGGTGTATGTTGTAAACACTGTGGAACATGGATGCATCTTTTTTATCTAAAAATAGGTCAGTGTTTAAAATTAGGTAGAAATAGTCAGCGTACCTACCATGATGGAATTCATACTTgcaatgaatttatttattcactgtgctggtatatgtgtgtctgtctgactaCCTATTACAGATTTGTGCTTCTTCTCTTAGTTCATCACAGTAAATTGGATTCTGAGCTTAAAATCAAGCTGGACAACGCAACAAAATGGCAGTATTATGGCACCCCTAACACAGCAGGATCCTTAAGCTTGAAGTGGAACACCTCTTTAATCACAGCGGACAATGTCAGTGTGGAGCTGTGGGGGTACAGAGAAACGGGTAACTCATGAAAGGTTTTTACAGCCACTGTCTTTCTCAATCGTTACAGTTTTAGCACAATAACAATGCAATTACTTGTATTATACTTTTAGGTGAGCCCTATTCAGTCTCTTGGTTACCTGAATGGAAGTTCCTGTACACAGTTGAAAAAGCTGTTCCTAACAGTGGCACATTTAGCTTCACCCCAACCCCTGCGGGAAAACCCTTCTCAGACTGGGATGTTGGATCGATAAGAGTCAACCCAAGTACACCTCCAGAAGGGACAAGGTAGGAAATAAATTCCCTTCaaaactgttttggtttgtttaccAATGTAAACAATAAAACTGGTTGGGGTTGGCAAATTGTGCTCTGTTTCCAGGCTGATCTAAatgtttgtaaaaatgtatatgcaATTCTCCCTATGGTGTTTGTAAATAATTGGATGTCTTCCACTGCTCTCAacccatttgtatttttttgttttgtatcttattattacatttgttttctgcttGTACCCTAAGGAGGGGCATTCAGTTTTCAGTGGTTTTCAGTGCTTACATTACTTTTATTGGCTTTGTCCAGCAATGTCAATGCTCTTTGGAGTGGGGCTCACGCTCTGGCCTGGCACCTGGAGACAAAATTCAGAGAGGACTCTGCATCCTGGGCGCTCGACAAGTGCCTCAAATGGGATGAAAGTGAACGGGAGCTGCCCAACTTCCTGGAGGAGATAGCCGACTGCCCTTGTACATTAGCCCAGGCCAGAGCAGACACTGGCAGGTTTCATGTGAGTCTGGAGACGTGTGAAGCATGAATTTAgccttatttattatattttgggTAATTAAGGAAATTAAATGCCTCAGGGTGACCTTGAAGGATTTTCATTCCAGGTCAAAATTTGTTCTCTGTTTTCTGAACGTAAATGTAaaagttttaaaatacaaatgtccaCATTTTTGTTGTGCAGTTTGCCTAATTAATCGAAGAACTCATTTGTTCACGTAGACAAGCACATTGCCTAACTGCGGCCTACTTTAACAATCTTTCAGACAGATTATGGTTGTGATATTGAGAAGGGAAGTGTGTGCACCTACCACCCTGGAGCTGTTCATTGCGTGAGAGCCATCCAGGCCAGGTGAGAGAGAAGGATTCCTCTTTCAGCACCACTACCTGTGAATAATGGACCGCATTGATTAGGATTGGGTAGTTTCAGTTCAGTGTTATGCTTCTGAAATGGGTTCAACTTTGCGGTACTGACCGACTGAAGTCCAGTCTTAATCCAGCGGGCAAGTAGGAAGATGGGGAAATTGTGAATTCTCTGGAAAGTAATTTAGGGGTAAAATAAGTGACTGTAGATTATGGCTCAAAGTACTAGCCATAAGGACGAGTATAATTAAAATGCCGTTTGTTTATTAATAGTCCCAAATACGCAGCAGGACAGCAGTGTTGTTATGACAGCACGGGGGCCCAGGTCCTGACCGCAGACTCGATTGGTGGAAGCACACCAGACAGAGGGCACGACTGGGGATCCCCTCCCTTCAAAAAGCCACCG
This sequence is a window from Amia ocellicauda isolate fAmiCal2 chromosome 17, fAmiCal2.hap1, whole genome shotgun sequence. Protein-coding genes within it:
- the LOC136712826 gene encoding retinol dehydrogenase 14, coding for MYLVGTIAASLICFLILKWMKRRRYCMDLNRLDNKTVLITGGNSGIGKETAIALAMRGARVIIACRDLQKAEVAVREIRRKSRSMNVLHMELDLANLRSIRNFCKTFLQKEKRLDILINNAGMPSVLDWTDDGFSMCFGVNHLGHFLLTNLLLGRLKECSPSRVITLTSTAYKYQKLDFQDLNYNIVPFFSFCRSKLANIYFTHELSRLMEGKGVTAYAIHPGYVQSNWTCHFSILFRIVMKVIMYMFFVPCKVGAQTVIYCAVSDDVLPYSGGFFIDCQHTALRPFAKDAGVAKKLWEASERMVKLA